A region of Liolophura sinensis isolate JHLJ2023 chromosome 8, CUHK_Ljap_v2, whole genome shotgun sequence DNA encodes the following proteins:
- the LOC135473419 gene encoding uncharacterized protein LOC135473419 has translation MASAATTAGITDTTRVSETLEVCLTLMKEEGDGDTFSNAVETLFKIFSNAYNNPKEEKYRRLKKSNKTFHDKVWQYDGAQQFMLAVGCIEMEDSVFLPSDVDFSSALQILQQYHRSQSHPATENHSGMSPEQKAKSQHLEKERQKHLEQMRRMKEEKKRISDQIKADRKEIDTRETKASRARNITKGANIKRFEDIGVDLNRGGG, from the exons ATGGCGTCTGCTGCAACAACAGCTGGCATTACT GATACCACTAGGGTTTCTGAAACTTTAGAAGTATGTCTGACACTGATGAAAGAAGAAGGTGATGGTGACACTTTCAGCAATGCAGTTGAAActttattcaaaattttcag CAATGCATATAACAATCCAAAAGAGGAAAAATACAGAAGACTAAAGAAAAGCAATAAAACATTCCATGACAAAGTGTGGCAGTACGATGGTGCTcaacagttcatgttggctGTGGGGTGTATCGAG ATGGAAGATAGTGTGTTTTTGCCAAGTGATGTAGATTTCTCATCAGCTCTTCAAATATTACAGCAGTACCACAG atctCAGTCTCATCCTGCCACAGAAAACCACTCAGGGATGTCCCCAGAACAG AAAGCAAAGTCCCAACATCTTGAAAAAGAGCGACAGAAACACCTTGAACAGATGAGAAGgatgaaagaagaaaagaaaagaatttcAGATCAG ATAAAAGCcgatagaaaagaaattgatacAAGAGAAACAAAAGCTTCA CGAGCAAGAAACATCACCAAAGGTGCCAACATCAAAAGATTTGAAGATATTGGAGTGGATTTGAACAGG GGGGGAGGATGA